The Doryrhamphus excisus isolate RoL2022-K1 chromosome 1, RoL_Dexc_1.0, whole genome shotgun sequence genome includes a window with the following:
- the abhd14b gene encoding protein ABHD14B isoform X1 has product MCEVEVSDGSVQVEGCASPLFYRQSRPSSGETKMSVLLLHGIRFSSQNWLDNGTLHTLAKAGCRAVAIDLPGLGRSELAKAPAKVGELAPASFLVDVCEQLQLSPVVVISPSLSGMYSLPFLIQHQNLLRAYIPVAPICTDKFTPEQYQSVKVASLIVYGDQDAQLGEASFNNLRHLANHSVAVMKGAGHPCYLDDPDAWHRLLIDFLAKLFICTKEWSDIWT; this is encoded by the exons ATGTGTGAGGTGGAGGTGAGCGATGGAAGTGTGCAAGTGGAAGGATGCGCATCTCCGCTCTTCTACAGACAAAGTCGACCTTCCTCAGGAGAAACAAAGATGTCCGTCTTGCTACTTCACGGCATCCGCTTCTCCTCGCAGAACTGGCTGGACAACGGCACTCTGCACACTTTAGCCAAAGCGGGCTGCCGCGCAGTCGCCATAGACCTGCCGG GACTCGGACGCTCCGAGTTAGCAAAGGCCCCGGCGAAAGTAGGGGAGCTGGCGCCAGCATCTTTTCTTGTGGACGTGTGTGAGCAACTTCAGCTCAGCCCCGTGGTGGTCATCAGCCCCTCGCTCAGCGGGATGTACTCCCTCCCGTTTCTCATCCAACACCAGAACCTTCTACGGGCCTACATCCCTGTCGCACCCATCTGCACCGACAAGTTCACCCCTGAACAGTACCAAAGTGTGAAG GTGGCGTCACTGATCGTTTACGGCGACCAGGATGCTCAGCTGGGGGAGGCGTCGTTTAACAACCTCCGCCATCTGGCCAATCACAGTGTGGCTGTGATGAAAGGGGCGGGGCATCCCTGCTACCTGGATGACCCCGACGCTTGGCACAGACTTCTCATCGACTTCCTCGCCAAACT ctTCATCTGTACAAAAGAATGGAGCGACATTTGGACCTAG
- the abhd14b gene encoding protein ABHD14B isoform X2, with protein sequence MCEVEVSDGSVQVEGCASPLFYRQSRPSSGETKMSVLLLHGIRFSSQNWLDNGTLHTLAKAGCRAVAIDLPGLGRSELAKAPAKVGELAPASFLVDVCEQLQLSPVVVISPSLSGMYSLPFLIQHQNLLRAYIPVAPICTDKFTPEQYQSVKVASLIVYGDQDAQLGEASFNNLRHLANHSVAVMKGAGHPCYLDDPDAWHRLLIDFLAKL encoded by the exons ATGTGTGAGGTGGAGGTGAGCGATGGAAGTGTGCAAGTGGAAGGATGCGCATCTCCGCTCTTCTACAGACAAAGTCGACCTTCCTCAGGAGAAACAAAGATGTCCGTCTTGCTACTTCACGGCATCCGCTTCTCCTCGCAGAACTGGCTGGACAACGGCACTCTGCACACTTTAGCCAAAGCGGGCTGCCGCGCAGTCGCCATAGACCTGCCGG GACTCGGACGCTCCGAGTTAGCAAAGGCCCCGGCGAAAGTAGGGGAGCTGGCGCCAGCATCTTTTCTTGTGGACGTGTGTGAGCAACTTCAGCTCAGCCCCGTGGTGGTCATCAGCCCCTCGCTCAGCGGGATGTACTCCCTCCCGTTTCTCATCCAACACCAGAACCTTCTACGGGCCTACATCCCTGTCGCACCCATCTGCACCGACAAGTTCACCCCTGAACAGTACCAAAGTGTGAAG GTGGCGTCACTGATCGTTTACGGCGACCAGGATGCTCAGCTGGGGGAGGCGTCGTTTAACAACCTCCGCCATCTGGCCAATCACAGTGTGGCTGTGATGAAAGGGGCGGGGCATCCCTGCTACCTGGATGACCCCGACGCTTGGCACAGACTTCTCATCGACTTCCTCGCCAAACTGTGa